Proteins from a single region of Drosophila biarmipes strain raj3 chromosome 3R, RU_DBia_V1.1, whole genome shotgun sequence:
- the LOC108031471 gene encoding neurexin-1 isoform X7, with amino-acid sequence MKAPQQPHSATYQDNYAPAAMTARTRPNMDRDQQRTRNPAELRLLPASASTSTSTSASASAFESPDLRFNKARCRRRGEPVPPVIVEYRRSYRVLIVSALLVSLAASFVTLSAGFQLDGSGNSVYTFRKWYTGLNGTLELEFKTEQPNGLVLYTDDGGTYDFFELKLVEGALRLRYNLGGGAQIITVGRELHDGHWHKVQVLRNDEQTSLIVDGVSQQRSTKGKEFQFGKFASNSDVYVGGMPNWYSTKLALLALPSVIFEPRFRGAIRNLVYADQPGGPTRRQEIKQQRDIKCGDVPCDHGELTARERPLRGVRGNTTDACERNDPCQHGGICISTDSGPICECRNLEYDGQYCEKEKAPSEATFRGTQFLSYDLGQTGAEPIVSAQDAISFYFRTRQPNGLLFYTGHGTDYLNLALRDGGVSLTMGLANGKQEMHIKPSKVRFDDHQWHKVTVHRRIQEISSITSFCRLVTVVDDVYTDHSHIAGKFTMLSSSRVYVGGAVNPRALLGARVHTNFVGCLRKVEFSADTLNLNLIDLAKSGSKLIQVAGNLEYQCPSGDPQDPVTFTTRESHLVLPPWETGKQSSISFKFRTKEPNGIIVLATGSKQPRAKNPVLIAIELLNGHIYIHLDLGSGASKVRASRRRVDDGDWHDLILRRNGRDAKVSVDGVWNDFRTPGDGTILELDGHMYLGGVGPAYNSVAWPAAIWTATLRQGFVGCLRDLVLSGKAIDIAAFARVQDSASVKPSCHVQANVCNGNPCLNGGTCLEGWNRPICDCSATLYGGPTCGRELATLAFNGSQHMTIWLGNGQGTKTQTEELVIRFKTSRPAGLLLLTSAESNSPDRLEIALVAGRVRASVRLSDREKNLLAGQSVLNDNNWHTIRFSRRASNLRLQVDGAPPVRGMLSETILGRHSTMEIRSIHLGGLFHAEEEIQMTSTMPNFVGQMQGLVFNGQRYLDIVKSLGPELSALPSATFKLTARFVNSPAGQPYHAATFRSKHSYVGLAMLKAYNSISIDFRFKTVEPNGLLVFNGGRRNDFVAVELVNGHIHYTFDLGDGPVTMRDKSRIHMNDNRWHQVSIRRPGPKTHTLTVDDSFEIISLTGNNMHLELAGILYIGGVFKDMYSKLPASISSRSGFEGCLASLDLGDASPSLTSDAVVPSSLVVSGCEGPTKCSQNACANRGNCVQQWNAYACECEMTSYTGPTCYDESIAYEFGNNKGMVQYTFPENAQADTEEDNIALGFITTRPDAVLLRVESATTQDYMELEIVEGNIFMVYNIGSVDLPLGEIGTKVNDNAYHVVRFQRKGGNATLQLDDYNVQALTPQSHHSTVFNTMSNVQVGGKFSRNGRSRIERPFAGVIAGLSVNKLRILDLAVERDPQITIRGDVQLVTGVLDRNDLQRMQQTLNSTRQTPASGYPGALDDLIFSGAGSGCRGDDEDECTPPFESGSGDDLITPVYVPPTKQTTTSQQGNSLSTGGNNSGGAITNGTERACDDEDCVHGSGDYGETTEQFTSTSTARGSECEIAFIFLTVIAPWILCKFP; translated from the exons ATGAAGGCGCCACAGCAGCCACATAGTGCAACATATCAGGATAACTATGCTCCTGCGGCCATGACAGCCAGGACACGGCCCAACATGGACAGGGATCAGCAGCGAACTCGAAATCCGGCTGAGCTGAGGCTCCTGcccgcctccgcctccacatccacctccacctccgcATCCGCCTCCGCCTTCGAATCCCCGGACTTGCGGTTCAACAAGGCCCGCTGCCGGCGGAGAGGCGAGCCAGTGCCTCCGGTGATCGTGGAATACCGCCGCTCGTACCGCGTGCTCATCGTCAGCGCCCTGCTGGTCAGCCTGGCGGCCAGCTTCGTGACCCTTAGCGCCGGATTCCAGCTGGACGGCTCAGGCAACTCCGTCTACACCTTCCGCAAGTGGTACACCGGCCTGAATGGCACCCTGGAGCTGGAGTTCAAGACGGAGCAGCCCAACGGACTGGTCCTCTACACCGACGACGGCGGCACCTACGACTTCTTCGAGCTGAAGCTGGTGGAGGGAGCCCTCCGGCTGCGATACAACCTGGGCGGTGGGGCGCAAATCATCACCGTGGGCCGGGAGTTGCACGACGGCCACTGGCACAAGGTGCAGGTCCTGCGGAACGACGAGCAGACCTCGCTCATCGTCGACGGCGTCTCGCAGCAGCGGTCCACGAAGGGCAAGGAGTTCCAGTTCGGCAAGTTCGCCAGCAACTCGGACGTCTACGTGGGCGGAATGCCCAACTGGTACAGCACCAAGCTGGCGCTCCTGGCCCTGCCCAGCGTCATCTTCGAGCCGCGTTTCCGGGGGGCCATCCGGAACCTGGTCTACGCCGATCAGCCGGGCGGCCCCACAAGGCGCCAGGAGATCAAGCAGCAGCGCGACATCAAGTGCGGCGATGTGCCCTGCGATCACGGCGAGCTGACCGCCCGCGAAAGGCCCCTCAGG GGCGTTCGGGGCAACACCACCGATGCCTGCGAGCGGAACGATCCCTGCCAGCACGGCGGCATCTGTATATCCACTGATTCCGGTCCAATTTGCGAGTGTCGAAACCTCGAGTACGATGGCCAGTATTGTGAGAAGGAGAAGGCGCCATCGGAAGCCACGTTCCGCGGTACACAGTTCCTCTCGTACGACTTGGGCCAGACGGGCGCCGAGCCGATAGTGAGTGCCCAGGATGCCATATCCTTCTACTTCCGCACGCGCCAGCCGAACGGCCTGCTCTTCTACACGGGCCACGGCACCGACTATCTGAACCTGGCGCTGCGGGACGGAGGCGTCTCGCTGACCATGGGACTGGCCAACGGCAAGCAGGAGATGCACATCAAGCCGTCGAAGGTGCGCTTCGACGACCACCAGTGGCACAAGGTCACCGTGCACCGTCGCATCCAGGAGATCTCCTCCATCACCAGCTTCTGTCGC CTGGTCACTGTGGTGGACGATGTCTACACGGATCACTCCCACATCGCCGGCAAGTTCACCATGCTCTCCTCCTCGCGGGTATATGTGGGCGGTGCGGTGAATCCCAGGGCTCTTTTGGGAGCCCGTGTCCACACCAACTTCGTGGGCTGCTTGCGCAAAGTGGAGTTCTCGGCGGATACACTCAATCTGAACCTCATCGACCTGGCAAAAAGCGGTTCCAAGCTGATTCAGGTGGCTGGCAATCTGGAGTACCAGTGTCCCAGTGGAGATCCACAAGACCCTGTGACCTTCACCACCCGCGAATCGCATTTG GTTCTGCCTCCTTGGGAAACTGGCAAGCAGAGTTCCATCAGCTTCAAGTTCCGCACCAAGGAGCCCAACGGCATCATTGTCCTGGCCACGGGATCCAAGCAACCAAGGGCCAAAAAC CCCGTTTTGATTGCCATCGAGCTGCTGAATGGCCACATCTACATCCACTTGGACCTGGGATCCGGAGCCTCCAAGGTGCGAGCCTCGCGACGTCGCGTGGACGATGGCGACTGGCATGACCTGATTCTCCGGCGGAATGGTCGCGACGCCAAGGTGAGCGTGGACGGGGTGTGGAACGACTTCCGGACGCCCGGCGACGGCACCATCCTCGAGCTGGACGGGCACATGTACCTGGGCGGAGTGGGACCCGCCTACAATAGCGTGGCCTGGCCGGCGGCCATTTGGACGGCCACGCTGCGCCAGGGATTCGTGGGCTGCTTGCGTGACCTGGTGCTGAGTGGCAAGGCGATCGATATAGCGGCCTTTGCACGCGTCCAGGATTCGG CCTCCGTGAAGCCATCGTGCCATGTGCAGGCCAACGTGTGCAACGGCAATCCCTGCCTGAACGGAGGCACCTGCCTGGAGGGCTGGAACCGGCCCATCTGCGACTGCTCGGCCACCTTGTACGGAGGACCCACCTGCGGCCGGGAACTGGCCACGCTGGCCTTCAACGGCAGCCAGCACATGACCATCTGGCTGGGCAACGGACAGGGCACGAAGACGCAGACCGAGGAGCTGGTCATCCGCTTCAAGACCTCCCGTCCGGcgggcctgctgctgctgaccaGCGCCGAGTCCAACTCCCCGGACCGGCTGGAGATCGCTCTGGTGGCGGGAAGGGTGAGGGCCAGTGTGCGGCTGAGCGACCGCGAGAAG AACCTGCTGGCCGGCCAGTCGGTGCTCAACGACAACAACTGGCACACGATCCGCTTCTCGCGCAGGGCCTCCAATCTGCGGCTTCAAGTCGACGGGGCTCCCCCCGTCAGGGGTATGTTAT CCGAAACGATCCTGGGTCGCCACAGCACCATGGAGATCCGCTCGATCCACCTGGGCGGCCTCTTCCACGCCGAGGAGGAGATCCAGATGACCTCCACCATGCCGAACTTCGTGGGCCAGATGCAGGGCCTGGTGTTCAATGGCCAGCG CTACCTGGACATCGTCAAGAGCCTGGGACCGGAGCTCTCGGCCCTGCCCAGTGCCACCTTCAAGCTGACGGCCCGCTTCGTGAACTCCCCGGCTGGGCAGCCCTACCACGCGGCCACCTTCCGCTCCAAGCACTCCTACGTGGGACTGGCCATGCTGAAGGCCTACAACAGCATCTCCATTGACTTCCGCTTCAAGACCGTGGAGCCCAATGGGCTGCTGGTCTTCAATGGCGGAAGACGCAACGACTTCGTGGCAGTGGAGCTGGTCAATGGTCACATCCACTACACCTTCGATCTGGGCGACGGACCGGTGACCATGAGGGACAAGTCGCGCATCCACATGAACGACAACCGCTGGCACCAGGTCAGCATTAGGCGCCCGGGACCCAAGACGCACACGCTGACCGTGGACGACTCCTTCGAGATCATCAGCCTGACCGGGAACAACATGCACCTAGAGCTGGCGGGCATCCTGTACATTGGCGGCGTCTTCAAGGACATGTACTCCAAGCTGCCGGCCTCGATCTCCTCGAGGTCCGGTTTCGAGGGCTGCCTGGCCTCCCTGGACCTGGgcgacgcctctccctcgctGACCAGCGACGCAGTGGTGCCCAGTTCCCTGGTGGTCAGTGGCTGCGAGGGACCCACCAAGTGCAGCCAGAATGCCTGCGCCAACAGGGGCAACTGCGTGCAGCAGTGGAACGCCTACGCCTGTGAGTGCGAGATGACCTCCTACACGGGACCCACTTGTTACGATG AATCGATTGCCTATGAGTTCGGCAACAACAAGGGCATGGTACAGTACACGTTCCCAGAGAACGCCCAGGCCGACACCGAGGAGGACAACATAGCCCTGGGCTTCATAACCACCCGGCCGGACGCAGTGCTCCTGCGGGTGGAGAGCGCCACCACGCAGGACTACATGGAGCTGGAGATAGTGGAGGGCAACATCTTCATGGTGTACAACATTGGCAGCGTGGACCTGCCGCTGGGCGAGATCGGGACGAAGGTGAACGACAACGCCTACCACGTGGTGCGGTTCCAGCGGAAGGGAGGCAACGCAACGCTGCAGCTGGACGACTACAATGTGCAGGCGCTCACGCCGCAGA GCCATCACTCGACCGTGTTCAATACCATGTCCAACGTTCAGGTCGGCGGCAAGTTCAGTCGGAACGGTCGCAGCCGCATCGAGCGACCGTTCGCCGGCGTGATTGCCGGACTGTCGGTTAACAAGTTACGCATCCTGGACTTGGCCGTCGAACGCGACCCCCAAATCACCATCCGCGGAGATGTTCAATTGGTAACTGGAGTATTAGATAGAAATGATCTGCAGAGAATGCAGCAG
- the LOC108031929 gene encoding protein D3 translates to MDTAGIIPDIIDVKPASKATITYPSGVQVELGKELTPTQVKDQPTVVYDADANSLYTILLVDPDAPSREDPKFRELLHWLVINIPGNKVSEGQTIAEYIGAGPREGTGLHRYVFLVFKQNEKITTEKFVSKTSRTGRINVKARDYIQKYSFGGPVAGNFFQAQYDDYVKTLIETVQ, encoded by the coding sequence ATGGACACCGCCGGCATCATTCCCGACATCATCGACGTCAAGCCCGCCTCCAAGGCCACCATCACCTACCCTTCCGGCGTTCAGGTTGAGCTGGGCAAGGAGCTGACTCCCACGCAGGTGAAGGACCAGCCCACCGTCGTCTACGATGCCGACGCCAACTCGCTGTACACCATCCTGTTGGTGGACCCCGACGCACCCAGCCGCGAGGACCCCAAGTTCCGTGAGCTGCTCCACTGGCTGGTGATCAACATCCCCGGCAACAAGGTGTCCGAGGGCCAGACCATCGCCGAGTACATCGGAGCTGGTCCCCGCGAGGGAACCGGTCTGCACCGCTACGTCTTCCTGGTGTTCAAGCAGAACGAGAAGATCACCACCGAGAAGTTCGTGTCCAAGACCAGCCGCACCGGCCGCATCAACGTCAAGGCCCGCGACTACATCCAGAAGTACAGCTTCGGCGGCCCCGTGGCCGGAAACTTCTTCCAGGCCCAGTACGATGACTACGTGAAGACCCTCATCGAGACGGTCCAGTAA
- the LOC108031471 gene encoding neurexin-1 isoform X8, with amino-acid sequence MKAPQQPHSATYQDNYAPAAMTARTRPNMDRDQQRTRNPAELRLLPASASTSTSTSASASAFESPDLRFNKARCRRRGEPVPPVIVEYRRSYRVLIVSALLVSLAASFVTLSAGFQLDGSGNSVYTFRKWYTGLNGTLELEFKTEQPNGLVLYTDDGGTYDFFELKLVEGALRLRYNLGGGAQIITVGRELHDGHWHKVQVLRNDEQTSLIVDGVSQQRSTKGKEFQFGKFASNSDVYVGGMPNWYSTKLALLALPSVIFEPRFRGAIRNLVYADQPGGPTRRQEIKQQRDIKCGDVPCDHGELTARERPLRGVRGNTTDACERNDPCQHGGICISTDSGPICECRNLEYDGQYCEKEKAPSEATFRGTQFLSYDLGQTGAEPIVSAQDAISFYFRTRQPNGLLFYTGHGTDYLNLALRDGGVSLTMGLANGKQEMHIKPSKVRFDDHQWHKVTVHRRIQEISSITSFCRLVTVVDDVYTDHSHIAGKFTMLSSSRVYVGGAVNPRALLGARVHTNFVGCLRKVEFSADTLNLNLIDLAKSGSKLIQVAGNLEYQCPSGDPQDPVTFTTRESHLVLPPWETGKQSSISFKFRTKEPNGIIVLATGSKQPRAKNPVLIAIELLNGHIYIHLDLGSGASKVRASRRRVDDGDWHDLILRRNGRDAKVSVDGVWNDFRTPGDGTILELDGHMYLGGVGPAYNSVAWPAAIWTATLRQGFVGCLRDLVLSGKAIDIAAFARVQDSASVKPSCHVQANVCNGNPCLNGGTCLEGWNRPICDCSATLYGGPTCGRELATLAFNGSQHMTIWLGNGQGTKTQTEELVIRFKTSRPAGLLLLTSAESNSPDRLEIALVAGRVRASVRLSDREKNLLAGQSVLNDNNWHTIRFSRRASNLRLQVDGAPPVRGMLSETILGRHSTMEIRSIHLGGLFHAEEEIQMTSTMPNFVGQMQGLVFNGQRYLDIVKSLGPELSALPSATFKLTARFVNSPAGQPYHAATFRSKHSYVGLAMLKAYNSISIDFRFKTVEPNGLLVFNGGRRNDFVAVELVNGHIHYTFDLGDGPVTMRDKSRIHMNDNRWHQVSIRRPGPKTHTLTVDDSFEIISLTGNNMHLELAGILYIGGVFKDMYSKLPASISSRSGFEGCLASLDLGDASPSLTSDAVVPSSLVVSGCEGPTKCSQNACANRGNCVQQWNAYACECEMTSYTGPTCYDESIAYEFGNNKGMVQYTFPENAQADTEEDNIALGFITTRPDAVLLRVESATTQDYMELEIVEGNIFMVYNIGSVDLPLGEIGTKVNDNAYHVVRFQRKGGNATLQLDDYNVQALTPQSHHSTVFNTMSNVQVGGKFSRNGRSRIERPFAGVIAGLSVNKLRILDLAVERDPQITIRGDVQLVTGVLDRNDLQRMQQTPASGYPGALDDLIFSGAGSGCRGDDEDECTPPFESGSGDDLITPVYVPPTKQTTTSQQGNSLSTGGNNSGGAITNGTERACDDEDCVHGSGDYGETTEQFTSTSTARGSECEIAFIFLTVIAPWILCKFP; translated from the exons ATGAAGGCGCCACAGCAGCCACATAGTGCAACATATCAGGATAACTATGCTCCTGCGGCCATGACAGCCAGGACACGGCCCAACATGGACAGGGATCAGCAGCGAACTCGAAATCCGGCTGAGCTGAGGCTCCTGcccgcctccgcctccacatccacctccacctccgcATCCGCCTCCGCCTTCGAATCCCCGGACTTGCGGTTCAACAAGGCCCGCTGCCGGCGGAGAGGCGAGCCAGTGCCTCCGGTGATCGTGGAATACCGCCGCTCGTACCGCGTGCTCATCGTCAGCGCCCTGCTGGTCAGCCTGGCGGCCAGCTTCGTGACCCTTAGCGCCGGATTCCAGCTGGACGGCTCAGGCAACTCCGTCTACACCTTCCGCAAGTGGTACACCGGCCTGAATGGCACCCTGGAGCTGGAGTTCAAGACGGAGCAGCCCAACGGACTGGTCCTCTACACCGACGACGGCGGCACCTACGACTTCTTCGAGCTGAAGCTGGTGGAGGGAGCCCTCCGGCTGCGATACAACCTGGGCGGTGGGGCGCAAATCATCACCGTGGGCCGGGAGTTGCACGACGGCCACTGGCACAAGGTGCAGGTCCTGCGGAACGACGAGCAGACCTCGCTCATCGTCGACGGCGTCTCGCAGCAGCGGTCCACGAAGGGCAAGGAGTTCCAGTTCGGCAAGTTCGCCAGCAACTCGGACGTCTACGTGGGCGGAATGCCCAACTGGTACAGCACCAAGCTGGCGCTCCTGGCCCTGCCCAGCGTCATCTTCGAGCCGCGTTTCCGGGGGGCCATCCGGAACCTGGTCTACGCCGATCAGCCGGGCGGCCCCACAAGGCGCCAGGAGATCAAGCAGCAGCGCGACATCAAGTGCGGCGATGTGCCCTGCGATCACGGCGAGCTGACCGCCCGCGAAAGGCCCCTCAGG GGCGTTCGGGGCAACACCACCGATGCCTGCGAGCGGAACGATCCCTGCCAGCACGGCGGCATCTGTATATCCACTGATTCCGGTCCAATTTGCGAGTGTCGAAACCTCGAGTACGATGGCCAGTATTGTGAGAAGGAGAAGGCGCCATCGGAAGCCACGTTCCGCGGTACACAGTTCCTCTCGTACGACTTGGGCCAGACGGGCGCCGAGCCGATAGTGAGTGCCCAGGATGCCATATCCTTCTACTTCCGCACGCGCCAGCCGAACGGCCTGCTCTTCTACACGGGCCACGGCACCGACTATCTGAACCTGGCGCTGCGGGACGGAGGCGTCTCGCTGACCATGGGACTGGCCAACGGCAAGCAGGAGATGCACATCAAGCCGTCGAAGGTGCGCTTCGACGACCACCAGTGGCACAAGGTCACCGTGCACCGTCGCATCCAGGAGATCTCCTCCATCACCAGCTTCTGTCGC CTGGTCACTGTGGTGGACGATGTCTACACGGATCACTCCCACATCGCCGGCAAGTTCACCATGCTCTCCTCCTCGCGGGTATATGTGGGCGGTGCGGTGAATCCCAGGGCTCTTTTGGGAGCCCGTGTCCACACCAACTTCGTGGGCTGCTTGCGCAAAGTGGAGTTCTCGGCGGATACACTCAATCTGAACCTCATCGACCTGGCAAAAAGCGGTTCCAAGCTGATTCAGGTGGCTGGCAATCTGGAGTACCAGTGTCCCAGTGGAGATCCACAAGACCCTGTGACCTTCACCACCCGCGAATCGCATTTG GTTCTGCCTCCTTGGGAAACTGGCAAGCAGAGTTCCATCAGCTTCAAGTTCCGCACCAAGGAGCCCAACGGCATCATTGTCCTGGCCACGGGATCCAAGCAACCAAGGGCCAAAAAC CCCGTTTTGATTGCCATCGAGCTGCTGAATGGCCACATCTACATCCACTTGGACCTGGGATCCGGAGCCTCCAAGGTGCGAGCCTCGCGACGTCGCGTGGACGATGGCGACTGGCATGACCTGATTCTCCGGCGGAATGGTCGCGACGCCAAGGTGAGCGTGGACGGGGTGTGGAACGACTTCCGGACGCCCGGCGACGGCACCATCCTCGAGCTGGACGGGCACATGTACCTGGGCGGAGTGGGACCCGCCTACAATAGCGTGGCCTGGCCGGCGGCCATTTGGACGGCCACGCTGCGCCAGGGATTCGTGGGCTGCTTGCGTGACCTGGTGCTGAGTGGCAAGGCGATCGATATAGCGGCCTTTGCACGCGTCCAGGATTCGG CCTCCGTGAAGCCATCGTGCCATGTGCAGGCCAACGTGTGCAACGGCAATCCCTGCCTGAACGGAGGCACCTGCCTGGAGGGCTGGAACCGGCCCATCTGCGACTGCTCGGCCACCTTGTACGGAGGACCCACCTGCGGCCGGGAACTGGCCACGCTGGCCTTCAACGGCAGCCAGCACATGACCATCTGGCTGGGCAACGGACAGGGCACGAAGACGCAGACCGAGGAGCTGGTCATCCGCTTCAAGACCTCCCGTCCGGcgggcctgctgctgctgaccaGCGCCGAGTCCAACTCCCCGGACCGGCTGGAGATCGCTCTGGTGGCGGGAAGGGTGAGGGCCAGTGTGCGGCTGAGCGACCGCGAGAAG AACCTGCTGGCCGGCCAGTCGGTGCTCAACGACAACAACTGGCACACGATCCGCTTCTCGCGCAGGGCCTCCAATCTGCGGCTTCAAGTCGACGGGGCTCCCCCCGTCAGGGGTATGTTAT CCGAAACGATCCTGGGTCGCCACAGCACCATGGAGATCCGCTCGATCCACCTGGGCGGCCTCTTCCACGCCGAGGAGGAGATCCAGATGACCTCCACCATGCCGAACTTCGTGGGCCAGATGCAGGGCCTGGTGTTCAATGGCCAGCG CTACCTGGACATCGTCAAGAGCCTGGGACCGGAGCTCTCGGCCCTGCCCAGTGCCACCTTCAAGCTGACGGCCCGCTTCGTGAACTCCCCGGCTGGGCAGCCCTACCACGCGGCCACCTTCCGCTCCAAGCACTCCTACGTGGGACTGGCCATGCTGAAGGCCTACAACAGCATCTCCATTGACTTCCGCTTCAAGACCGTGGAGCCCAATGGGCTGCTGGTCTTCAATGGCGGAAGACGCAACGACTTCGTGGCAGTGGAGCTGGTCAATGGTCACATCCACTACACCTTCGATCTGGGCGACGGACCGGTGACCATGAGGGACAAGTCGCGCATCCACATGAACGACAACCGCTGGCACCAGGTCAGCATTAGGCGCCCGGGACCCAAGACGCACACGCTGACCGTGGACGACTCCTTCGAGATCATCAGCCTGACCGGGAACAACATGCACCTAGAGCTGGCGGGCATCCTGTACATTGGCGGCGTCTTCAAGGACATGTACTCCAAGCTGCCGGCCTCGATCTCCTCGAGGTCCGGTTTCGAGGGCTGCCTGGCCTCCCTGGACCTGGgcgacgcctctccctcgctGACCAGCGACGCAGTGGTGCCCAGTTCCCTGGTGGTCAGTGGCTGCGAGGGACCCACCAAGTGCAGCCAGAATGCCTGCGCCAACAGGGGCAACTGCGTGCAGCAGTGGAACGCCTACGCCTGTGAGTGCGAGATGACCTCCTACACGGGACCCACTTGTTACGATG AATCGATTGCCTATGAGTTCGGCAACAACAAGGGCATGGTACAGTACACGTTCCCAGAGAACGCCCAGGCCGACACCGAGGAGGACAACATAGCCCTGGGCTTCATAACCACCCGGCCGGACGCAGTGCTCCTGCGGGTGGAGAGCGCCACCACGCAGGACTACATGGAGCTGGAGATAGTGGAGGGCAACATCTTCATGGTGTACAACATTGGCAGCGTGGACCTGCCGCTGGGCGAGATCGGGACGAAGGTGAACGACAACGCCTACCACGTGGTGCGGTTCCAGCGGAAGGGAGGCAACGCAACGCTGCAGCTGGACGACTACAATGTGCAGGCGCTCACGCCGCAGA GCCATCACTCGACCGTGTTCAATACCATGTCCAACGTTCAGGTCGGCGGCAAGTTCAGTCGGAACGGTCGCAGCCGCATCGAGCGACCGTTCGCCGGCGTGATTGCCGGACTGTCGGTTAACAAGTTACGCATCCTGGACTTGGCCGTCGAACGCGACCCCCAAATCACCATCCGCGGAGATGTTCAATTGGTAACTGGAGTATTAGATAGAAATGATCTGCAGAGAATGCAGCAG
- the LOC108031927 gene encoding valacyclovir hydrolase isoform X2 → MPGALGSAWTDFKPQIEQLPKLLPGHTIIAWDPPGYGKSVPPRRMFGLEFFREDAQAAVDLMRALDRPRFSILGWSDGGITALIVAGRHAEAVDRLAIWGAGAYLNADEVKALKNIRDVAKWSPRMREPMEKVYGVERFPQLWAEWVDAACAFYDQRDGDFCRSEVEQIKAPTFILHGKKDPMIAAEHIPWLRERLPQAEYYEFPEGKHNIHLRYAEEFNKLVADFFNKKE, encoded by the coding sequence ATGCCCGGAGCCCTGGGCTCCGCCTGGACCGACTTTAAGCCCCAGATCGAGCAGCTGCCGAAGCTGCTGCCGGGACACACGATCATCGCCTGGGATCCACCGGGCTACGGCAAGTCGGTGCCCCCGCGACGCATGTTCGGTCTGGAATTCTTTCGGGAGGATGCCCAGGCTGCCGTGGACTTAATGCGCGCTTTGGACAGGCCTCGCTTCTCCATTCTAGGATGGAGCGATGGAGGAATCACGGCGCTCATCGTGGCAGGCCGCCATGCAGAGGCTGTAGATCGACTGGCCATCTGGGGAGCAGGTGCCTACCTAAACGCCGACGAAGTCAAGGCCCTCAAGAACATCCGGGATGTGGCCAAGTGGTCGCCGCGGATGCGGGAACCCATGGAGAAGGTGTACGGCGTGGAGCGGTTTCCCCAACTATGGGCCGAATGGGTGGACGCCGCCTGCGCCTTCTATGACCAACGAGATGGCGACTTCTGTCGCTCTGAGGTTGAACAAATAAAGGCCCCCACTTTTATATTGCACGGCAAAAAGGATCCCATGATAGCGGCGGAGCACATTCCCTGGCTAAGGGAGCGGTTGCCCCAGGCAGAGTACTACGAGTTCCCCGAGGGCAAGCATAATATCCATCTGCGTTATGCGGAGGAGTTCAACAAACTAGTGGCTGATTTCTTCAACAAAAAGGAATAG
- the LOC108031927 gene encoding valacyclovir hydrolase isoform X1 — MLGNLGRLLGFRAPVFRRLVHTERKVRVNGSDLNIVESGSGERSLLLMPGALGSAWTDFKPQIEQLPKLLPGHTIIAWDPPGYGKSVPPRRMFGLEFFREDAQAAVDLMRALDRPRFSILGWSDGGITALIVAGRHAEAVDRLAIWGAGAYLNADEVKALKNIRDVAKWSPRMREPMEKVYGVERFPQLWAEWVDAACAFYDQRDGDFCRSEVEQIKAPTFILHGKKDPMIAAEHIPWLRERLPQAEYYEFPEGKHNIHLRYAEEFNKLVADFFNKKE; from the coding sequence ATGCTGGGCAATTTGGGCCGACTCTTGGGTTTCCGTGCGCCCGTCTTCAGGCGATTGGTGCACACGGAGCGGAAGGTACGGGTTAATGGCTCCGACTTGAACATTGTGGAGAGCGGCAGTGGTGAGAGGAGTCTGCTCCTCATGCCCGGAGCCCTGGGCTCCGCCTGGACCGACTTTAAGCCCCAGATCGAGCAGCTGCCGAAGCTGCTGCCGGGACACACGATCATCGCCTGGGATCCACCGGGCTACGGCAAGTCGGTGCCCCCGCGACGCATGTTCGGTCTGGAATTCTTTCGGGAGGATGCCCAGGCTGCCGTGGACTTAATGCGCGCTTTGGACAGGCCTCGCTTCTCCATTCTAGGATGGAGCGATGGAGGAATCACGGCGCTCATCGTGGCAGGCCGCCATGCAGAGGCTGTAGATCGACTGGCCATCTGGGGAGCAGGTGCCTACCTAAACGCCGACGAAGTCAAGGCCCTCAAGAACATCCGGGATGTGGCCAAGTGGTCGCCGCGGATGCGGGAACCCATGGAGAAGGTGTACGGCGTGGAGCGGTTTCCCCAACTATGGGCCGAATGGGTGGACGCCGCCTGCGCCTTCTATGACCAACGAGATGGCGACTTCTGTCGCTCTGAGGTTGAACAAATAAAGGCCCCCACTTTTATATTGCACGGCAAAAAGGATCCCATGATAGCGGCGGAGCACATTCCCTGGCTAAGGGAGCGGTTGCCCCAGGCAGAGTACTACGAGTTCCCCGAGGGCAAGCATAATATCCATCTGCGTTATGCGGAGGAGTTCAACAAACTAGTGGCTGATTTCTTCAACAAAAAGGAATAG